TGATGGTATTGTTATTTTTGTTCGGATGCTAGCTTCCTATAATGCCTACATGGAGCCTACAAAACAAAAATATGCCAATCCCATCTTGAAGGTTTGGTGGTATTCATTTCATTCATCAGTTGCGTCAGCTCATGTTAAGAATCCAAGACTCAAAGACTCATTTGAATAACTGCGGAGTCCCTGGTAAGCAATCAGCATCTGTCAAAGAAGCTGATGATACTAGTTCCATTCCTGCTGCGAcacctagggcctgtttgggagcgtggatttggaaccccctggattatGAACCCTCAGGATTTGAaaacccctggatttgcaatcctggATTATGAACCCTAAGGATTTGAAAACCCCaagatttgcaatcctcccagtgtgtttggcaccctggagtgtcaatcaactttaatccaaaagtaactatgcatggtatatttacaggggtttgaatttaattactaaatcaactttaatatctctaattagtgagatatgtaatttttgacacaatggttgtgataagcctgttgaaatatatgctttgcctgaaaatgatgaaattccaagtcttggatgggccgcaagcacaagatcatgtctaagtgactaaccaacgatttttaatcgttgattaacatgaacaatgtttggacggtgctgatttacatgggtgatgtttggacagtgctgataatcattagtgggtcatgtgcacaatagaatgatagtatcgtgacacacatgttacacatgcaactactgaaatgattttaggtgtaatccaagctctctcctTGGATTGCAAAACCCCTCaaaaaggggatttgaaacccccagttaccttatgctgccaaacaaccaggggattcgaaaccccctcaaatcccctccaatccgtGGTGCCAAATGACCTCTAATTTCGTGCAATGAATGTGGGGAgcccaaaaaattaaaatatgtggGGGCCATTCTAAAGGCTGCGTGGCAtccactcattcatcaattgcaCTAACTCCTGTTAGGACACAAGTCCAAATGCCAAatggatccaagacttaagtggaccacactacagactCGGTGGAGATGGGGTTGGGACACCCACCAtttaaaccttcctaaggccaccttgatgttcacATTCCATCCAAACGGTTCATGAGGTAATTCCCAACAACAAAAGGACAATTAAAAGGGAATGAAATCAACAGTCTATATTCAAGGCTGGCCAAAAAACTAATGGGCCATCTACAGTAGCCCAAGCCCAGACCATGCCCAATTAACAGTCCCAGTCCCAGTCCAAAGCTAGGCCGGGCTCGTTATGCTGGTGGGGTCACCTGGCACATTGCAACCCTTAGCCGTTGGGCTGTCCCGTTGTAGAAGGTTAAAATAATCAGACGGCCGACCATGTCTACCATGTTGATTCTAGGATCATCGCCCACTCAAATCGGGCCCATGAAAACCAATGTATGCACGGTTTTAGTATTTCTGGCTTGTTAAGCACATGTGAGTTGCCCCTTTTTATTCCTACACGTGTGATGCTCAGTGACCGAATTATGCACGTGCCTCTATTGTGTCATTTAATTGGTATTTATTATGAAAAACTAGTACATAGGACCCGTCCAATGCATGCGGAGAGAGATGAGGTGGTTcgtaagaagagagagagaagctggcCCAGAACTTGTAGGGTTTGAGCGTTGCGCCCCTAAAACCTCCAGCTTGAAATCTAGGACCACCGGccagtaggggtgcacatgggtcggttcAGTCCAGTTCTGAGGTGAAACCAGAACTAAACCGTTCCTaacggaaccggaaccggaccctaaaaaccggttcggttccggattggTTCTACggttttgggctttttataatctagctcaattgcattttatttttttaaaatccagccTATGTCCATTCGTATTGTgatcatttgatgaatggtttagatactatgcaaggtatgcaaaaatacatttacggaAACAATCAAAGGACTCATTGTaaaacataaatcatgagtcaaatacacaactaaaatatattgtaaactaatAAAATAGTTTTAAGACAAGTTCAATTAAGatattaggattttatttttttattttttaaaatatttattggtTGGGATGGTCCGGTTCCAAGTTCAGTTCCAGGTTCGGTTCTAAGGTTGGTTATACagttcggttcagttctacataaccccaaaccgagaaccgaattgaactaatcggttctttgatttttggaaccggaactggtGCACTTTAAAATCAGACCAAACACTgcggtttggtcggttccggtccgatTTATCGATTATATcagttccatgtgcacccctactggCGAGCTGGGCCAGGTCGGGTTAATGATGAATAGCCTGGTCCAATCAACAAGAGGTCCACCATCGTAAAAAAGAATGAACAGTTCAAAGACGCTTGTTAGCAGCTTCCACCCACCATACTAGCCCTAGAGAGGCATCTCAAATCACACTACCGATGTGTTTGAGAATCAAGAAtttagagctaggcatcgagtcaagtcagatCGAGTTATGGCTGACCCGACTCCAcctagttttgaaatagacctgacccaaactcgactcgacctagttttgaaatagacctgacccacACTTGACCCGTCCCGGTACTGAGTCTAGAATGCCTAACCCGATCCATGACCTAAAATCATAGCTCAAAACCTAGATGCACCCGTCAAAATTACAGCCTCTCTATCAGCTACACGGATCTCATATCTGAAACATCAAATGtaagttttttttatatgtaCAAGTCGGTTTCAGATTGATTGAGTCGAGTCAGTATTGAGTTAGATTTTGGTTTGAGTCGAGTGAGTTACCGGgtgacctgaactcgactcgCTTTGAGTTCGGATTAGAcgaagtctactcggttcggaTCGATTCACTCAGTTCAGGTCAAGTTCGGTCTAAACAAGTCGGATGAGTCGAGTCTGCCGAGTCGAGTCATCACGTGCCCAGCTCTAATCTGGATATTCATCAGCTGGGCCCATAGTGCATGGGCCATGgacaaaaaataggcagatctcaTCACCAGCCCACGTCGAATGTGGATGGTTGGTCAATCTATTCAAACCGTCCACATTGGCTGATCAGGGTATGGAGGTCCAATGTAAATGGTTAGTCAATTTATTtaaactgtccatttattttccatgtatggCCCACCCTAAATCTGGGCCATCTGCCAAATGCTCCATTGGGTGGCCTTCACATTTCTGATACACAAAGTAGTAGTAACATACTACCATGGATTGCCTCTTTGGAACTCTTATATTGCATTTAATCACATACCAAAGCTACGTCCAGGCATCTTTCTGGTGTCCATCtccatcatcatcttcctcaccCCTACCACATCATCCCAGCGGTCCGCCATCGCATACATATCGGAGAGAAGCACATATCCACACGTACGTTGCGATTGCAATTTCATGATCTGCGCTGCAACCAGCTCTCCTAGCCTTGTGTGGCCATAAATCCTGCATGCACCAAACAAAGCTCCCCATATCACAACATCAGCCTCCATGGGCATTGCCCTGATTACATCCAAGGCCTCCCTCATGTGGCCCGCACGGCCGAAAAGATCCACCAAGCATCCGTAGTGCTTGACATTCGGTGCAACGCCATATTCTTTAAGCATAGATGAGAAATACATCGCCCCAGCATCGACTAATCCTGCATGGCTACAAGCATGCAAGACTCCAATGAATGTGACCCCATTGGGCTGCACGTCTGTGGCTTGCATCTCTTTAAACAAGGCAACGGCCGCGCGCCCACGGCTGTTCATCGCTAGCCCATGGATCATGGAATTCCATGTGGGCACGCTCTTGGCTGGCATTGCACGGAAGACGTCCATGGCCATGTCTACggccccacattttgcatacatGTCGAGGAGGCCCGTCCCAAGGGTGGCATTGAGCTCAATGCCGTTGACCACAACATGGGAATGGATCATCCTACCCAAAACCAAGCCCCCCAGCTTAGCACAAGCATACAAGGTACTAACCAAGGTTGCATCACTGGCCCCAATTCCCGAACTTCTCATCTTCCCAAACAACCGCAGCCCTTCAATCAAGTGTCCACAACTAACATATGCACCAATTATCGCACCCCATGATGCATCGCTTCTTtggggcatttcatcaaacactcgacaAGCATCATAGACCGCGCAGCATTCGCCATACATATGGATGAGAGAGGTGGCCGCGAAGACTGCGGGCCCCAGCCCATGTTTGATCAGGTGTCCATGGGCTTGTTTCCCTTCATTGAGGCCCTGACCATTGGCACATGAAGTGAGTAGAAAGCACAAGGTGTACTCATTGGGGCGTAGGCCTTGATAGAGCATTGTACGGTACAAAGAGACGGATGTGAGTGGAAAGGCTGCTTGGGAGTAGGCTTTGATCATGAGGTTGTAGGAGAACACATCTGGGCTTTGGATGTTAGAGAAAATGAGGTGAGTTAGAGAGATGTTTGAGGGGTTTAGAGTGCAAGAACTGAATTTTAGTAGACGGCTGGCGGCGAAGACGTCGTGATGAATGCCGGTGGTGATGATCTGTGCATGAATCTGGTTGAAGTGGGCCATGTTGGGGCATTTCTCTAGTTTGGAAAGgagtggatggtccagatttagTGGAGCTTGGGTGTGGGGTTTGGGGTTGGGTTTTGGGAGGGAATTACTGGGTTTGGGTTGAGATTTGAAAAGGGTTTTGAGTCTTGATGCGTACGTGGGACATGGATGGGGATATTGAGGTAGAATGGCCCATTTGATCATAGATATTGGTATTTGATGAAGGGATAGGATCTGTGCTGTAAGCGCTTATATGAGAGTAAGCAAGCAGCATACGGAGGCGAATTTCCTGCAGTTCTTGGGGTGGGAGGCCGTGAAAGGAAAAGgtgtgtggggccatcatgatgtttgtgtaagatccactccgtccattagttgcGACAGATCATGTCAGTACGTGAgattaaaaatcaggcagatccagaactctagtgggccatgagACAAGAAAGAGCAGAGATGAGGATGCATGGCCCGCTTGAGTTCTGGATCTGCTTGATTCATGGGCTTACGTACTAACATGATCTGGcgcaactgatggatggagtggatgttatacaggcattacggtgggccccgcaCAGCTTTTTGTTCGTCGGGCTTCCTACAACAAGCGGCACGGATCCATATCGTTAGTTTAGGGGAAGCTCATCCAGTATACCTGGACGGTGTATGGGAGGTACCCGACCTTCATGTCATTGATGCCGTACCTATGGACGAGATCGGAACCGTTTATTAAGTAGGGACGATGGTGATTGGATCATAGACCAAAATCACACTGTTTGGAAGATCCAACGGCTAACGTTCCgagtaaaaaaagaaagaaagagagagggagggaagaaGATCATTTTTGGTTTATGGCCGATCGATGGTAGTGCCCACAGGACGAATGATTCGGAGCATTTGAATGCCCAGAATCATTAACTCCTACAAATGATATTGCAATGAGTAACATACATCTAAATACTCGGTTATTTTAATTCCCTTCCTGGGGATGAAGAGATTAGTAAGAAAATGGCGaacacggattagctacttacagtTACAGGTTGGGTAGCTAGACTTGccactgaagtaacgtcaccaagttacgtaggacccaccatgatgtatgtgttgttgtaacatcctgaattttcactattttgaattttcaaaaaaattcttgaaatttttttattaattaacttataatatcacttaatggccattagcactcaataataatttaaacacagGTGGAACCAGTAAAAAACCGCACAAGTCCATTTAATCAACtgtaagaagccaacgaatccgtccGATCACCTAAACATCAAGTTTAGTCCCATGATCTACTCACATTGGACCCAAAGATATAACCGAAGTCAAGCCAGATGGCCCGTTTACACTTAACGACAacctatgtgggccacccaaCGACCGAGgagggtcagaaaaatctaaagatTTAGGGAACtgaagatctcactgggcttgtggtccatcgcgaaCCACGGACCCAATGGACACCCAGAAATAAACTATTCAGGCCGTCCCAtcggcacttgccaaatgcaacccaccaatgccagaattggaatctggcactggtaaataaaattgagatttcaggcatttcagctgTCGGATTTCTTTCAgatttacggtaaaggtctaatgtatttttctacacccgcccacaaaaatctgggtcccgatcgtggcacaaTGACCGTTGATTgtgaatcagacccgtgcgaccaaaccccatatctgatcatccccaaattttgcatgacccttcatcgggccatggagcacctatcctatgaGTTTTATGGTCAAAGGGTCActagaactgccccggttatccaaacaagctctagaccgctcgttggtggaccactagttccaaaactatagaataatgtccgtctcattggcttgacgaccatcgtgggaatcggacctgggtgcggtccagaaccggtcaacttgagccgaaggatgagtgcatgggaagtgcaaataccctaaaagaatgagttgaaacttaagtgaattgagtagtccactcttatgcaaagttgaggatttcggaccgttggtttgtgaccaaactttacccatggagtaaggatattttcctgctcatatccgtatagccgcggccctgatcgactatcggtaaccgttgaacagacttcttatcatatctatcgatcggcgcatccaaatggcgcgccgatcatatccatacgtagatcatcattagggctagttatcctacggtgtatattgacttgtacaccccatagtgggccttagaggctagaaagactctctcataggtctagtatagtaaaaatccaatacttggggccattgtcactaAATCGGGCATTATaaaaaggcctcatttggggtacccctctctccatacgaatttgccctagagaaaagaaagagagaaagaggagaaaagaggagaaggagagaaggaagaagggagagaaaggtgggcccaagggagatGAGATCTAGAAACTCATCTTCCCTTTGCTCAAGAAATCCCACATCCACAAATAGAAGTAATTTTcatccgattggggaggtaagcacccatccttttgtaatattttgtgttgagctaggatttgtatgaaatcctaacatgcaagtgcattgtcttatgatttcggccgatcaacatcgagtttggcgtttttaggtcgttttccaagatctcaacgatccataggtgcggactattatccttaggtggcctagcaccaattatagttggagtttaatgattttgtttgcttggtatgttgtatggggaaatctagaggaacctagggatgacatgtTGTTGAAATTGTATGATTTACATGTTTATTTATCTTTGacgttaatcttgcctctctcatgatctagtgtatagatgattacatgctcatgtttggttgatttctttttctcatatgtgctgcttcatattgtgtatgattcatttgctcttatgtatttgatcccttgaggtgtaggaaatgcttaacttcctcactaacccacaccacacacatacaccttattcatgatattaatagtttgcttgctagagaaatttgaattgtatgttgagcaacatgagaacatggtgttgtaTATACTTGatattacattggtagttggtatgctgtgagtcactattcctacctttaagttggtcaggaacatgaggagagcgaaggtggttccgttggtaggaccaccttgaggttaAACCCATGGGTTTGCGCGAGTGCgtatgggcggcagtagttatactacatgggtcgcttgtacccgatgtcgtttcgCCACATACTtacctgggctcgtgcggtttagtccactggctgacccacctgatttgttaaccttgtttgctcatatatgtatgaaaattggaacaccctaccaccgttgtagcccatcgataccggatggaatattgatccacagtctcgtgagctgggcatggtggactGGGACAGtgtctgagttgtcggcctacgctggggtaacacgcctccccgtagtgaccgcgagcgatcccacattcagcaccccccatgtgcttgaaatcggggatgagggaaacccgacggggtcaaagATCGCGGGGTCTCGCCTCatacattggggggtcttggcctcgcaaccagttcaggtcatttgatatgtggggtgtattagattcccaaatctgatggatgaatggacttaactaagaacccagtTAAcgtcatcattgcatggcattagctaggttggcgactcggcagtcgaggtcgcactgagggagtgttgtcatacgcgatcgttggatggagtcgctcgagggagcgttgtgacgagggcatacatcatatcatcctgcaagcatacgcattaacaagactagatagatgtttatgattgattgtttttcattaaattcttattataattgatgcttctTACAACTTATGACTAATAGcgcccactgagttgatcactcactcctactccgggacggtgttttaaaacaccaaccaaacccgtTCATAGAtacaggtgatacagatttcgtggagcctggcgacgcgagcctcgaggaggaggacaagttctcttacttccagctgatgtacgagccctcatcggacctgtagatggcatGCTGGATCGCTACGCAgagggctcagctctattcttttttaacatattattcttttgtgatttcgTTGGGTGACGACATGTGtgaccttttatttttttttaatcatgaatatgtgtatatatatacatatgctagttctctttcatttcagtcgacaggtgcgtttgtgcttcatgttccaagaacTTCAGGTTGCgcatttaaacccgattaaatgcatattaagaaAAATCGGTTATAGGTtacacccgggaactcgggagtcgagtgtatgcgcgacccccgattttcagggcgttacaagatggtatcagagtaatAGTTTGGAATtccttgggccatgggtcatgaactcactaacgcgtccgctgacttgagaggatacgtaTTAGGAAACGCAACAGGGACTTAGAATGCTAGGAACCACCCCAGTCCCTGAGCTGACACTCTTAGACGGAAGGTGAGACTTCCAGAGTGTTGGGGTTGGGTAGCGAGAGCAAGTAGCGACGCTAGGAAATAGGTCCAAGAGCCTTACGAAGGGGTTAGGCTGAAGACAGAGAGCATAACAATATTAGACTTCGACTTAGGAGCCTTACGACATGTTTCAGCTCATTCCTGGGCAAGAACTCGAGAACTTAACGACAAGACTCGATTCGACTAACTAGGAAATTTAGGTGTTACTAAGGTGAATATAATGGTAAGAGTAGCAATAaatacatgtgtaaggtattgttcCTAGATTGTCGATATTCCATGTTTTCTAATACCAGGTTTGGGATGCATGCCATTAAAGGTAAATCGCGTAGTTTCCCTTCAAATTACACTTGGTAATCCATTATCATGGGCCTTAGAAATCCCATATCAcaccttccaacacaaggctTATTCTAAAAAAcctatgaaataagttttaaaATCCCGTCCCACACCCATTCCAGACTAGCCATTCCCAAATCTTGAGTTGGGATTAGCATTGTAGTCTCATTTAGTACCGCTTaatgtcactagccaaaccagccTAAGTCAAATTCCTCTCCCCAACCTatccccttaaaatcttcacctacCTTCACTCTGTCCGTTAATTTTTCCGGGACATTGATAGGAGCGAGCCGAGAATTGAGTGATTAGACGAACGGAGTCATCATCCTAGTCCAAATGACCTGATACTGGACCAAATTTGATAATTCCAACCCATTTGGGGATGAAGACATAGAGGTGAATGAAAATTTACCGAAATTAGTGAAACTGCGGAAGAATTGAATTTTGACTGCTAACTGTGTGGAATCTTGCGAAACAGTTAGACTCATTGCGTAGATCggcttcttctaccccaaaatcatatatggaacTTCGTGGGAAGCTTTTTCGACGCCCGGGAATGCCGAAAAGTATCCTGGTGGTTACCCCGCCAATCCGCGTGGCCGCCCCTCCAACCCGCGTTGTCACCCCGCCAATGGTCCAGAGGACCGCGTGGCCGCCCTTCCCATCCGCGTGGCCACCCCGCCAATGACCCAGAGGACCGCGTAGCCACCTCGCCAATCCGCGTGGTCACCCCGCCGATCCGCGTGGTCACCCCGCCGACCTGCATTGCCCCCACCGGAATTTCCTgtaatttttattcaacttcaaaaatcatatctccttcgttacaactccgatttaggtgattcaaaagccatattgaagtttgatgagtctagttttatataaaaataataaaataaaaatgataatatagttaaaattaagatgttttaccaactatccaaaaattattaatttcgtaTAGTTGTTGCTCctgaaattttaataaattatttacaaTTCCAAATGATGTAAAATTTTGTCgaatgactttaaacttaatggtgaaatattaaaaattttaaaaataattcagttattGAAAGTACAAGAAACCTTACAAGAAATAAAAACATTTTTGCAATCATACAAAAAAATTTGTTAGTTTCAGACAAATGTCAATTCTAAGGtcttaataatttttctataactcaaaatgagatgaaattttgtaatatgaGAGTAAACTTACTGATAacttattataaaaatttagaaactagtttagttATTATAAATATGAAAGACATTACCAGAAATAGAGGTATTTTAGAAACAAATAGAAAATCATTGATATTGGATGACTGATACTTCtagaatttccatgattttttatgaagcatgaaataaaatgaaattttatagaataaaatttaaattattaatgaaacactataaaaattata
This DNA window, taken from Magnolia sinica isolate HGM2019 chromosome 14, MsV1, whole genome shotgun sequence, encodes the following:
- the LOC131225992 gene encoding pentatricopeptide repeat-containing protein At4g21065-like, producing the protein MAHFNQIHAQIITTGIHHDVFAASRLLKFSSCTLNPSNISLTHLIFSNIQSPDVFSYNLMIKAYSQAAFPLTSVSLYRTMLYQGLRPNEYTLCFLLTSCANGQGLNEGKQAHGHLIKHGLGPAVFAATSLIHMYGECCAVYDACRVFDEMPQRSDASWGAIIGAYVSCGHLIEGLRLFGKMRSSGIGASDATLVSTLYACAKLGGLVLGRMIHSHVVVNGIELNATLGTGLLDMYAKCGAVDMAMDVFRAMPAKSVPTWNSMIHGLAMNSRGRAAVALFKEMQATDVQPNGVTFIGVLHACSHAGLVDAGAMYFSSMLKEYGVAPNVKHYGCLVDLFGRAGHMREALDVIRAMPMEADVVIWGALFGACRIYGHTRLGELVAAQIMKLQSQRTCGYVLLSDMYAMADRWDDVVGVRKMMMEMDTRKMPGRSFGM